In Phycodurus eques isolate BA_2022a chromosome 23, UOR_Pequ_1.1, whole genome shotgun sequence, a genomic segment contains:
- the LOC133398105 gene encoding lecithin retinol acyltransferase-like produces the protein MSVPGPIRRHGGRDPLRAGQNRLRLPHVMLDALAFLLDKLALFFVTCAPPPERERVYRRGDLLEVPRTLFTHFGIYVGDGRVAHLIPDILPAVTSDARRLRSKVTSARLLLGVLAKRASVRVDSVEDFAYGASVRLNTHAMERAAGSRGQPDAEAAARRAERLLGSAPYSLLWNNCEHFVTWCRYGAARSLQTEQFCQWLKSLIRDQRNAVLAGLLGLLCLACLGVSSGTALPAVFIPFTLWMAS, from the exons ATGTC TGTGCCCGGGCCCATTCGTCGTCATGGTGGTCGCGATCCCCTACGTGCCGGACAAAATCGTCTTCGTCTTCCTCACGTCATGCTGGACGCGCTCGCCTTCCTGCTGGACAAATTGGCGTTGTTCTTCGTGACGTGCGCGCCGCCGCCGGAGCGCGAGCGCGTCTACCGGCGCGGAGACTTGCTGGAGGTGCCGCGCACGCTCTTCACGCATTTCGGCATCTACGTGGGCGACGGCCGCGTGGCGCACCTCATCCCGGACATCCTCCCGGCCGTCACGTCGGACGCGCGCCGCCTCCGCAGCAAAGTGACCAGCGCGCGCCTGCTGCTCGGCGTGCTCGCCAAGCGCGCGAGCGTGCGCGTGGACTCCGTGGAGGACTTCGCGTACGGCGCCAGCGTCCGGCTAAACACGCACGCCATGGAGCGCGCCGCCGGTAGCCGCGGCCAGCCCGACGCCGAGGCGGCGGCGCGGCGGGCGGAGCGCCTGCTCGGCAGCGCCCCCTACAGCTTGCTGTGGAACAACTGCGAGCATTTCGTCACGTGGTGCCGCTACGGAGCGGCGCGCAGCCTGCAGACGGAGCAG TTCTGCCAGTGGTTGAAGTCTCTGATCCGAGACCAGAGGAACGCGGTTCTGGCGGGGCTGCTGGGCCTCCTGTGCCTGGCCTGCTTGGGCGTGTCCTCCGGGACCGCGCTGCCCGCCGTCTTCATCCCCTTCACGCTCTGGATGGCCAGCTGA
- the lratb.1 gene encoding uncharacterized protein lratb.1 isoform X2, whose amino-acid sequence MFACSLWRGRTLKWLTRSERRLTDTCRAAGAVRIGCASGFWGDTATSVPQLIHGGKLDFLVFDYLSEITMSLLTAAKAKAPNLGYAPDFVQAALAPSIHDIRRKGVRVVSNAGGVNPLACAAAIREVVKKADLDLKVAVVTGDDLMAHRSCLAEVKMADDGSTRALPKTLHSMNAYLGPLRGQRPCSRAAPARLWMGKRRLGPACCWKVLTGSCHVVQSGGPPDRVRRSEHRRDLHRLAPRPRLTGGLVAFGTAAEQLVYEIGDPRRYVLPDVICDFSRVLIQEVPGVEGGAVKVSGAKGFAPPRDYKVCATYMDGFRATAVCPLGGPRAAEKARRTAESIIKRTRRVFKHLHLEDFTAVNIQVLGAEDTYGANGSNKDAREAVLWLAVRHKDKKALEVFSREIAPAGTGMAPGLCGIVGGRPRVSPVLKPLFFYHPKSQLQLDIHVDGQWVESLSEAGPDTPEQEVPPEGAEEAPDADLPGGPHCYTLEELAYARSGDKGDSANIGVIARHAGLFPYLRKHLTCSVVEEYLAHLFPAGTHDAVTRYTLPGINGLNFVLKNSLGGGGVASLRSDPQGKALAQMLLDLKLRGLPDLAPLLG is encoded by the exons ATGTTTGCGTGCTCGTTGTGGCGTGGAAGGACACTGAAGTGGTTGACACGCTCCGAGAGGCGCTTGACGGACACCTGCCGGGCCGCGGGGGCGGTGCGCATCGGCTGCGCCTCGGGATTCTGGGGGGACACGGCCACCTCAG TGCCTCAGCTGATCCATGGTGGCAAACTGGACTTCTTGGTGTTTGATTACCTGAGTGAGATCACCATGTCGCTCCTCACAGCAGCCAAGGCTAAGGCGCcc AACCTGGGTTACGCTCCCGACTTTGTCCAGGCGGCCTTGGCGCCGTCCATCCACGACATCCGCAGGAAAG GTGTGCGTGTGGTCAGTAACGCGGGCGGCGTGAACCCGCTAGCCTGCGCCGCGGCCATACGGGAAGTAGTCAAGAAGGCCGACCTGGACCTCAAGGTTGCCGTGGTGACGGGTGACGACCTCATGGCCCAC AGAAGCTGCCTCGCTGAGGTCAAAATGGCCGACGACGGCAGCACCCGCGCCTTGCCCAAAACGCTACACAGCATGAACGCCTACCTCGG GCCGTTGCGTGGACAGCGCCCTTGCTCTCGGGCCGCTCCTGCACGCC TTTGGATGGGGAAAAGGCGACTTGGACCTGCTTGCTGCTGGAAG GTGTTGACTGGTTCTTGTCACGTGGTTCAGTCTGGCGGGCCACCTGATCGAGTGCGGCGCTCAGAGCACCGGCGGGATCTTCACCGACTGGCACCGCGTCCCAGACTG ACGGGCGGCCTGGTGGCGTTCGGCACGGCGGCCGAGCAGCTGGTGTACGAGATTGGCGACCCGCGGCGATACGTGCTGCCTGACGTCATCTGTGACTTCAGCCGCGTGCTCATCCAGGAAGTGCCCG GTGTCGAAGGCGGCGCCGTGAAGGTGAGCGGCGCCAAAGGCTTTGCTCCGCCGCGCGACTATAAG GTGTGCGCCACCTACATGGACGGCTTTCGCGCAACCGCCGTGTGTCCGCTCGGTGGGCCGAGAGCGGCGGAAAAGGCCCGCAGGACCGCCGAGagcatcatcaaaag GACGAGGCGCGTATTCAAGCATTTGCATCTGGAGGACTTCACAGCCGTCAACATCCAAGTTCTGGGAGCGGAGGACACGTACGGCGCCAACGGCTCCAACAAA GACGCCAGGGAGGCGGTCCTGTGGTTGGCCGTCCGCCACAAAGACAAGAAGGCGCTGGAGGTCTTCTCCAGAGAGATCGCCCCCGCCGGGACCGGCATGG CTCCCGGACTGTGCGGCATCGTGGGCGGGCGTCCCCGAGT GTCGCCCGTGCTGAAGCCGCTCTTCTTCTACCATCCCAAATCTCAACTCCAGCTGGACATCCACGTGGACGGACAGTGGGTGGAGTCTCTCTCGGAGGCGGGGCCTGACACGCCCGAGCAGGAAGTCCCTCCCGAGGGGGCGGAGGAAGCGCCTGACGCAG ATCTTCCTGGCGGGCCGCACTGCTACACGCTGGAAGAACTGGCCTACGCCAGGAGCGGCGACAAAGGAGACTCTGCCAACATCG GAGTGATCGCTCGTCACGCCGGCCTCTTCCCCTACCTGAGGAAACACCTGACTTGCTCTGTGGTGGAGGAATACCTGGCCCACCTCTTCCCGGCGGGCACGCACGACGCCGTGACCCG aTACACTCTGCCAGGGATCAACGGACTCAATTTTGTCTTGAAGAATTCACTtggtgggggaggggtggcGTCCCTGCGCAGTGACCCCCag GGAAAAGCCTTGGCTCAGATGTTGCTGGACTTGAAACTCCGTGGACTTCCCGACCTCGCGCCCCTGCTCGGTTAA
- the lratb.1 gene encoding uncharacterized protein lratb.1 isoform X1, producing MFACSLWRGRTLKWLTRSERRLTDTCRAAGAVRIGCASGFWGDTATSVPQLIHGGKLDFLVFDYLSEITMSLLTAAKAKAPNLGYAPDFVQAALAPSIHDIRRKGVRVVSNAGGVNPLACAAAIREVVKKADLDLKVAVVTGDDLMAHRSCLAEVKMADDGSTRALPKTLHSMNAYLGASPIRRCLDLGADIVVTGRCVDSALALGPLLHAFGWGKGDLDLLAAGSLAGHLIECGAQSTGGIFTDWHRVPDWDNVGFPVVECSADGSFVLSKPPKTGGLVAFGTAAEQLVYEIGDPRRYVLPDVICDFSRVLIQEVPGVEGGAVKVSGAKGFAPPRDYKVCATYMDGFRATAVCPLGGPRAAEKARRTAESIIKRTRRVFKHLHLEDFTAVNIQVLGAEDTYGANGSNKDAREAVLWLAVRHKDKKALEVFSREIAPAGTGMAPGLCGIVGGRPRVSPVLKPLFFYHPKSQLQLDIHVDGQWVESLSEAGPDTPEQEVPPEGAEEAPDADLPGGPHCYTLEELAYARSGDKGDSANIGVIARHAGLFPYLRKHLTCSVVEEYLAHLFPAGTHDAVTRYTLPGINGLNFVLKNSLGGGGVASLRSDPQGKALAQMLLDLKLRGLPDLAPLLG from the exons ATGTTTGCGTGCTCGTTGTGGCGTGGAAGGACACTGAAGTGGTTGACACGCTCCGAGAGGCGCTTGACGGACACCTGCCGGGCCGCGGGGGCGGTGCGCATCGGCTGCGCCTCGGGATTCTGGGGGGACACGGCCACCTCAG TGCCTCAGCTGATCCATGGTGGCAAACTGGACTTCTTGGTGTTTGATTACCTGAGTGAGATCACCATGTCGCTCCTCACAGCAGCCAAGGCTAAGGCGCcc AACCTGGGTTACGCTCCCGACTTTGTCCAGGCGGCCTTGGCGCCGTCCATCCACGACATCCGCAGGAAAG GTGTGCGTGTGGTCAGTAACGCGGGCGGCGTGAACCCGCTAGCCTGCGCCGCGGCCATACGGGAAGTAGTCAAGAAGGCCGACCTGGACCTCAAGGTTGCCGTGGTGACGGGTGACGACCTCATGGCCCAC AGAAGCTGCCTCGCTGAGGTCAAAATGGCCGACGACGGCAGCACCCGCGCCTTGCCCAAAACGCTACACAGCATGAACGCCTACCTCGG GGCTTCGCCCATCCGCCGCTGTCTGGATCTCGGCGCCGACATTGTCGTGACAGGCCGTTGCGTGGACAGCGCCCTTGCTCTCGGGCCGCTCCTGCACGCC TTTGGATGGGGAAAAGGCGACTTGGACCTGCTTGCTGCTGGAAG TCTGGCGGGCCACCTGATCGAGTGCGGCGCTCAGAGCACCGGCGGGATCTTCACCGACTGGCACCGCGTCCCAGACTG GGACAACGTCGGCTTCCCGGTGGTGGAATGTTCCGCCGACGGCTCTTTCGTTCTCTCCAAACCGCCAAAGACGGGCGGCCTGGTGGCGTTCGGCACGGCGGCCGAGCAGCTGGTGTACGAGATTGGCGACCCGCGGCGATACGTGCTGCCTGACGTCATCTGTGACTTCAGCCGCGTGCTCATCCAGGAAGTGCCCG GTGTCGAAGGCGGCGCCGTGAAGGTGAGCGGCGCCAAAGGCTTTGCTCCGCCGCGCGACTATAAG GTGTGCGCCACCTACATGGACGGCTTTCGCGCAACCGCCGTGTGTCCGCTCGGTGGGCCGAGAGCGGCGGAAAAGGCCCGCAGGACCGCCGAGagcatcatcaaaag GACGAGGCGCGTATTCAAGCATTTGCATCTGGAGGACTTCACAGCCGTCAACATCCAAGTTCTGGGAGCGGAGGACACGTACGGCGCCAACGGCTCCAACAAA GACGCCAGGGAGGCGGTCCTGTGGTTGGCCGTCCGCCACAAAGACAAGAAGGCGCTGGAGGTCTTCTCCAGAGAGATCGCCCCCGCCGGGACCGGCATGG CTCCCGGACTGTGCGGCATCGTGGGCGGGCGTCCCCGAGT GTCGCCCGTGCTGAAGCCGCTCTTCTTCTACCATCCCAAATCTCAACTCCAGCTGGACATCCACGTGGACGGACAGTGGGTGGAGTCTCTCTCGGAGGCGGGGCCTGACACGCCCGAGCAGGAAGTCCCTCCCGAGGGGGCGGAGGAAGCGCCTGACGCAG ATCTTCCTGGCGGGCCGCACTGCTACACGCTGGAAGAACTGGCCTACGCCAGGAGCGGCGACAAAGGAGACTCTGCCAACATCG GAGTGATCGCTCGTCACGCCGGCCTCTTCCCCTACCTGAGGAAACACCTGACTTGCTCTGTGGTGGAGGAATACCTGGCCCACCTCTTCCCGGCGGGCACGCACGACGCCGTGACCCG aTACACTCTGCCAGGGATCAACGGACTCAATTTTGTCTTGAAGAATTCACTtggtgggggaggggtggcGTCCCTGCGCAGTGACCCCCag GGAAAAGCCTTGGCTCAGATGTTGCTGGACTTGAAACTCCGTGGACTTCCCGACCTCGCGCCCCTGCTCGGTTAA
- the lratb.1 gene encoding uncharacterized protein lratb.1 isoform X3: MFACSLWRGRTLKWLTRSERRLTDTCRAAGAVRIGCASGFWGDTATSVPQLIHGGKLDFLVFDYLSEITMSLLTAAKAKAPNLGYAPDFVQAALAPSIHDIRRKGVRVVSNAGGVNPLACAAAIREVVKKADLDLKVAVVTGDDLMAHRSCLAEVKMADDGSTRALPKTLHSMNAYLGPLRGQRPCSRAAPARLWMGKRRLGPACCWKSGGPPDRVRRSEHRRDLHRLAPRPRLTGGLVAFGTAAEQLVYEIGDPRRYVLPDVICDFSRVLIQEVPGVEGGAVKVSGAKGFAPPRDYKVCATYMDGFRATAVCPLGGPRAAEKARRTAESIIKRTRRVFKHLHLEDFTAVNIQVLGAEDTYGANGSNKDAREAVLWLAVRHKDKKALEVFSREIAPAGTGMAPGLCGIVGGRPRVSPVLKPLFFYHPKSQLQLDIHVDGQWVESLSEAGPDTPEQEVPPEGAEEAPDADLPGGPHCYTLEELAYARSGDKGDSANIGVIARHAGLFPYLRKHLTCSVVEEYLAHLFPAGTHDAVTRYTLPGINGLNFVLKNSLGGGGVASLRSDPQGKALAQMLLDLKLRGLPDLAPLLG; this comes from the exons ATGTTTGCGTGCTCGTTGTGGCGTGGAAGGACACTGAAGTGGTTGACACGCTCCGAGAGGCGCTTGACGGACACCTGCCGGGCCGCGGGGGCGGTGCGCATCGGCTGCGCCTCGGGATTCTGGGGGGACACGGCCACCTCAG TGCCTCAGCTGATCCATGGTGGCAAACTGGACTTCTTGGTGTTTGATTACCTGAGTGAGATCACCATGTCGCTCCTCACAGCAGCCAAGGCTAAGGCGCcc AACCTGGGTTACGCTCCCGACTTTGTCCAGGCGGCCTTGGCGCCGTCCATCCACGACATCCGCAGGAAAG GTGTGCGTGTGGTCAGTAACGCGGGCGGCGTGAACCCGCTAGCCTGCGCCGCGGCCATACGGGAAGTAGTCAAGAAGGCCGACCTGGACCTCAAGGTTGCCGTGGTGACGGGTGACGACCTCATGGCCCAC AGAAGCTGCCTCGCTGAGGTCAAAATGGCCGACGACGGCAGCACCCGCGCCTTGCCCAAAACGCTACACAGCATGAACGCCTACCTCGG GCCGTTGCGTGGACAGCGCCCTTGCTCTCGGGCCGCTCCTGCACGCC TTTGGATGGGGAAAAGGCGACTTGGACCTGCTTGCTGCTGGAAG TCTGGCGGGCCACCTGATCGAGTGCGGCGCTCAGAGCACCGGCGGGATCTTCACCGACTGGCACCGCGTCCCAGACTG ACGGGCGGCCTGGTGGCGTTCGGCACGGCGGCCGAGCAGCTGGTGTACGAGATTGGCGACCCGCGGCGATACGTGCTGCCTGACGTCATCTGTGACTTCAGCCGCGTGCTCATCCAGGAAGTGCCCG GTGTCGAAGGCGGCGCCGTGAAGGTGAGCGGCGCCAAAGGCTTTGCTCCGCCGCGCGACTATAAG GTGTGCGCCACCTACATGGACGGCTTTCGCGCAACCGCCGTGTGTCCGCTCGGTGGGCCGAGAGCGGCGGAAAAGGCCCGCAGGACCGCCGAGagcatcatcaaaag GACGAGGCGCGTATTCAAGCATTTGCATCTGGAGGACTTCACAGCCGTCAACATCCAAGTTCTGGGAGCGGAGGACACGTACGGCGCCAACGGCTCCAACAAA GACGCCAGGGAGGCGGTCCTGTGGTTGGCCGTCCGCCACAAAGACAAGAAGGCGCTGGAGGTCTTCTCCAGAGAGATCGCCCCCGCCGGGACCGGCATGG CTCCCGGACTGTGCGGCATCGTGGGCGGGCGTCCCCGAGT GTCGCCCGTGCTGAAGCCGCTCTTCTTCTACCATCCCAAATCTCAACTCCAGCTGGACATCCACGTGGACGGACAGTGGGTGGAGTCTCTCTCGGAGGCGGGGCCTGACACGCCCGAGCAGGAAGTCCCTCCCGAGGGGGCGGAGGAAGCGCCTGACGCAG ATCTTCCTGGCGGGCCGCACTGCTACACGCTGGAAGAACTGGCCTACGCCAGGAGCGGCGACAAAGGAGACTCTGCCAACATCG GAGTGATCGCTCGTCACGCCGGCCTCTTCCCCTACCTGAGGAAACACCTGACTTGCTCTGTGGTGGAGGAATACCTGGCCCACCTCTTCCCGGCGGGCACGCACGACGCCGTGACCCG aTACACTCTGCCAGGGATCAACGGACTCAATTTTGTCTTGAAGAATTCACTtggtgggggaggggtggcGTCCCTGCGCAGTGACCCCCag GGAAAAGCCTTGGCTCAGATGTTGCTGGACTTGAAACTCCGTGGACTTCCCGACCTCGCGCCCCTGCTCGGTTAA